One genomic window of Etheostoma spectabile isolate EspeVRDwgs_2016 chromosome 5, UIUC_Espe_1.0, whole genome shotgun sequence includes the following:
- the znf131 gene encoding zinc finger protein 131 isoform X3, translated as MAAEVEVEGDGCNEYPAHYKVMMDKLNEQRQLDQFTDITLIVDGHQFRAHKAVLAACSQFFHKFFQDFTQEPLVEIEGVSNAAFRQLMEFTYTATLVIVGEEEAYDVWKAAEYLQMQEAIKALNNKINENPSLTAKSRGKKRKIAETSNVITETLPSVDGDQVEIEVIGEEAVKVEESGLEEVVDAARNAQAASDDSALALLADITSKYQQGEPTLQVIRNGGIEEDVVYQEETVTASKVLENVEVVEVQISQVDNMFRCNKCDRSFKLYYHLKQHLKTHLGMLEKPHVCNHCGKAYTREGALKQHITTFHFDAEELSRNQKPQKKVHVCEYCKKHFDHFGHFKEHLRKHTGEKPYECPDCHEHFARNSTLKCHMAACQNGAGAKKGRKKLYECQVCSSVFNSWDQFKDHLVSHTGVKPNHCTMCDMWFTHPKELKAHLKDVHSIEDSKSSEEVVITDSAALAIATQSIQGGETVLLDDGIQVEHVTVEPVDVMEMEETATVVVEDGGVAEMCEEDVERLKRAGVQIQVVHVTTTEVDGQQVVNSQVEVELEGEVKVEEEIQAVVV; from the exons ATGGCGGctgaggtggaggtggagggggacGGATGCAATGAGTACCCAGCACATTATAAAGTCATGATGGACAAACTTAATGAACAACGACAGCTGGACCAGTTCACCGACATTACCTTGATTGTGGATG GACATCAATTCAGAGCCCATAAAGCAGTGTTGGCAGCATGCAGTCAGTTTTTCCACAAGTTCTTCCAGGATTTTACCCAAGAGCCGCTGGTGGAGATAGAAG GAGTGAGTAACGCAGCCTTTAGACAGCTGATGGAGTTCACTTACACGGCAACACTAGTGATAGTGGGAGAAGAGGAAGCCTATGATGTCTGGAAGGCTGCGGAATACCTCCAGATGCAGGAAGCCATCAAGGCGCTCAACAATAA GATAAATGAGAACCCCTCGCTGACAGCAAAGAGCAGAGGCAAAAAGAGGAAGATTGCTGAGACATCTAATGTGATTACAGAAACCCTGCCTTCAGTGGATGGAGATCAG GTGGAGATTGAGGTGATAGGGGAAGAGGCCGTCAAGGTGGAGGAGTCTGGgctggaggaggtggtggatgCAGCAAGGAATGCTCAGGCGGCATCAGATGACTCTGCTTTGGCTCTTCTTGCTGACATAACCAGCAAGTATCAGCAAGGGGAACCCACGCTACAGGTCATTAGAAATGGAGGAATAGAAGAG GACGTGGTGTATCAGGAGGAAACGGTGACCgcctccaaggtgctggaaaatgTCGAGGTCGTGGAGGTCCAGATTTCCCAAGTGGACAACATGTTCCGCTGCAACAAGTGTGACCGTAGCTTCAAGTTGTACTACCACCTCAAACAGCACTTGAAAACACACCTGGGCATGCTTGAAAAGCCCCACGTGTGCAACCACTGCGGGAAAGCCTACACACGGGAGGGCGCCTTGAAGCAGCACATTACCACGTTTCACTTTGATGCAGAAGAGCTGTCTCGAAACCAGAAACCCCAGAAGAAAGTGCACGTTTGTGAATACTGTAAAAAGCACTTTGACCACTTCGGCCACTTTAAGGAGCACTTGCGGAAGCACACTG GTGAAAAACCTTATGAGTGTCCAGATTGCCATGAGCATTTTGCAAGGAACAGCACACTGAAGTGCCATATGGCAGCCTGTCAGAATGGGGCCGGAGCCAAGAAAGGACGCAAGAAACTCTATGAATGCCAG GTCTGCAGCAGTGTATTTAACAGCTGGGACCAGTTCAAAGACCATCTTGTGAGCCACACAGGCGTCAAGCCCAACCACTGCACTATGTGTGACATGTGGTTCACCCACCCAAAAGAGCTAAAGGCCCACCTAAAAGACGTCCATTCCATTGAGGACAGCAAGTCATCTGAAGAAGTGGTCATCACCGACTCTGCCGCGCTCGCCATCGCAACGCAGAGCATACAAGGAGGCGAAACTGTCCTGCTGGATGATGGAATCCAGGTTGAACACGTCACGGTGGAGCCCGTGGATGtgatggagatggaggagacTGCAACGGTTGTGGTGGAGGACGGAGGGGTGGCAGAGATGTGTGAGGAGGACGTGGAGAGACTAAAGCGGGCCGGGGTGCAGATCCAGGTGGTGCACGTGACCACGACTGAAGTTGATGGGCAGCAGGTGGTGAACTCTCAGGTGGAAGTTGAGTTGGAGGGTGAAGTGAAAGTTGAGGAGGAAATACAAGCTGTGGTTGTATGA
- the znf131 gene encoding zinc finger protein 131 isoform X2 encodes MRHSGVVPCSFPSGSTIKKIALVYLVLRRIRSTMAAEVEVEGDGCNEYPAHYKVMMDKLNEQRQLDQFTDITLIVDGHQFRAHKAVLAACSQFFHKFFQDFTQEPLVEIEGVSNAAFRQLMEFTYTATLVIVGEEEAYDVWKAAEYLQMQEAIKALNNKINENPSLTAKSRGKKRKIAETSNVITETLPSVDGDQVEIEVIGEEAVKVEESGLEEVVDAARNAQAASDDSALALLADITSKYQQGEPTLQDVVYQEETVTASKVLENVEVVEVQISQVDNMFRCNKCDRSFKLYYHLKQHLKTHLGMLEKPHVCNHCGKAYTREGALKQHITTFHFDAEELSRNQKPQKKVHVCEYCKKHFDHFGHFKEHLRKHTGEKPYECPDCHEHFARNSTLKCHMAACQNGAGAKKGRKKLYECQVCSSVFNSWDQFKDHLVSHTGVKPNHCTMCDMWFTHPKELKAHLKDVHSIEDSKSSEEVVITDSAALAIATQSIQGGETVLLDDGIQVEHVTVEPVDVMEMEETATVVVEDGGVAEMCEEDVERLKRAGVQIQVVHVTTTEVDGQQVVNSQVEVELEGEVKVEEEIQAVVV; translated from the exons ATGCGACACTCTGGGGTTGTACCATGTTCATTTCCTTCAGGTTCCACTATCAAAAAGATTGCATTAGTATATCTTGTCCTG AGAAGGATAAGGTCAACAATGGCGGctgaggtggaggtggagggggacGGATGCAATGAGTACCCAGCACATTATAAAGTCATGATGGACAAACTTAATGAACAACGACAGCTGGACCAGTTCACCGACATTACCTTGATTGTGGATG GACATCAATTCAGAGCCCATAAAGCAGTGTTGGCAGCATGCAGTCAGTTTTTCCACAAGTTCTTCCAGGATTTTACCCAAGAGCCGCTGGTGGAGATAGAAG GAGTGAGTAACGCAGCCTTTAGACAGCTGATGGAGTTCACTTACACGGCAACACTAGTGATAGTGGGAGAAGAGGAAGCCTATGATGTCTGGAAGGCTGCGGAATACCTCCAGATGCAGGAAGCCATCAAGGCGCTCAACAATAA GATAAATGAGAACCCCTCGCTGACAGCAAAGAGCAGAGGCAAAAAGAGGAAGATTGCTGAGACATCTAATGTGATTACAGAAACCCTGCCTTCAGTGGATGGAGATCAG GTGGAGATTGAGGTGATAGGGGAAGAGGCCGTCAAGGTGGAGGAGTCTGGgctggaggaggtggtggatgCAGCAAGGAATGCTCAGGCGGCATCAGATGACTCTGCTTTGGCTCTTCTTGCTGACATAACCAGCAAGTATCAGCAAGGGGAACCCACGCTACAG GACGTGGTGTATCAGGAGGAAACGGTGACCgcctccaaggtgctggaaaatgTCGAGGTCGTGGAGGTCCAGATTTCCCAAGTGGACAACATGTTCCGCTGCAACAAGTGTGACCGTAGCTTCAAGTTGTACTACCACCTCAAACAGCACTTGAAAACACACCTGGGCATGCTTGAAAAGCCCCACGTGTGCAACCACTGCGGGAAAGCCTACACACGGGAGGGCGCCTTGAAGCAGCACATTACCACGTTTCACTTTGATGCAGAAGAGCTGTCTCGAAACCAGAAACCCCAGAAGAAAGTGCACGTTTGTGAATACTGTAAAAAGCACTTTGACCACTTCGGCCACTTTAAGGAGCACTTGCGGAAGCACACTG GTGAAAAACCTTATGAGTGTCCAGATTGCCATGAGCATTTTGCAAGGAACAGCACACTGAAGTGCCATATGGCAGCCTGTCAGAATGGGGCCGGAGCCAAGAAAGGACGCAAGAAACTCTATGAATGCCAG GTCTGCAGCAGTGTATTTAACAGCTGGGACCAGTTCAAAGACCATCTTGTGAGCCACACAGGCGTCAAGCCCAACCACTGCACTATGTGTGACATGTGGTTCACCCACCCAAAAGAGCTAAAGGCCCACCTAAAAGACGTCCATTCCATTGAGGACAGCAAGTCATCTGAAGAAGTGGTCATCACCGACTCTGCCGCGCTCGCCATCGCAACGCAGAGCATACAAGGAGGCGAAACTGTCCTGCTGGATGATGGAATCCAGGTTGAACACGTCACGGTGGAGCCCGTGGATGtgatggagatggaggagacTGCAACGGTTGTGGTGGAGGACGGAGGGGTGGCAGAGATGTGTGAGGAGGACGTGGAGAGACTAAAGCGGGCCGGGGTGCAGATCCAGGTGGTGCACGTGACCACGACTGAAGTTGATGGGCAGCAGGTGGTGAACTCTCAGGTGGAAGTTGAGTTGGAGGGTGAAGTGAAAGTTGAGGAGGAAATACAAGCTGTGGTTGTATGA
- the znf131 gene encoding zinc finger protein 131 isoform X1, which yields MRHSGVVPCSFPSGSTIKKIALVYLVLRRIRSTMAAEVEVEGDGCNEYPAHYKVMMDKLNEQRQLDQFTDITLIVDGHQFRAHKAVLAACSQFFHKFFQDFTQEPLVEIEGVSNAAFRQLMEFTYTATLVIVGEEEAYDVWKAAEYLQMQEAIKALNNKINENPSLTAKSRGKKRKIAETSNVITETLPSVDGDQVEIEVIGEEAVKVEESGLEEVVDAARNAQAASDDSALALLADITSKYQQGEPTLQVIRNGGIEEDVVYQEETVTASKVLENVEVVEVQISQVDNMFRCNKCDRSFKLYYHLKQHLKTHLGMLEKPHVCNHCGKAYTREGALKQHITTFHFDAEELSRNQKPQKKVHVCEYCKKHFDHFGHFKEHLRKHTGEKPYECPDCHEHFARNSTLKCHMAACQNGAGAKKGRKKLYECQVCSSVFNSWDQFKDHLVSHTGVKPNHCTMCDMWFTHPKELKAHLKDVHSIEDSKSSEEVVITDSAALAIATQSIQGGETVLLDDGIQVEHVTVEPVDVMEMEETATVVVEDGGVAEMCEEDVERLKRAGVQIQVVHVTTTEVDGQQVVNSQVEVELEGEVKVEEEIQAVVV from the exons ATGCGACACTCTGGGGTTGTACCATGTTCATTTCCTTCAGGTTCCACTATCAAAAAGATTGCATTAGTATATCTTGTCCTG AGAAGGATAAGGTCAACAATGGCGGctgaggtggaggtggagggggacGGATGCAATGAGTACCCAGCACATTATAAAGTCATGATGGACAAACTTAATGAACAACGACAGCTGGACCAGTTCACCGACATTACCTTGATTGTGGATG GACATCAATTCAGAGCCCATAAAGCAGTGTTGGCAGCATGCAGTCAGTTTTTCCACAAGTTCTTCCAGGATTTTACCCAAGAGCCGCTGGTGGAGATAGAAG GAGTGAGTAACGCAGCCTTTAGACAGCTGATGGAGTTCACTTACACGGCAACACTAGTGATAGTGGGAGAAGAGGAAGCCTATGATGTCTGGAAGGCTGCGGAATACCTCCAGATGCAGGAAGCCATCAAGGCGCTCAACAATAA GATAAATGAGAACCCCTCGCTGACAGCAAAGAGCAGAGGCAAAAAGAGGAAGATTGCTGAGACATCTAATGTGATTACAGAAACCCTGCCTTCAGTGGATGGAGATCAG GTGGAGATTGAGGTGATAGGGGAAGAGGCCGTCAAGGTGGAGGAGTCTGGgctggaggaggtggtggatgCAGCAAGGAATGCTCAGGCGGCATCAGATGACTCTGCTTTGGCTCTTCTTGCTGACATAACCAGCAAGTATCAGCAAGGGGAACCCACGCTACAGGTCATTAGAAATGGAGGAATAGAAGAG GACGTGGTGTATCAGGAGGAAACGGTGACCgcctccaaggtgctggaaaatgTCGAGGTCGTGGAGGTCCAGATTTCCCAAGTGGACAACATGTTCCGCTGCAACAAGTGTGACCGTAGCTTCAAGTTGTACTACCACCTCAAACAGCACTTGAAAACACACCTGGGCATGCTTGAAAAGCCCCACGTGTGCAACCACTGCGGGAAAGCCTACACACGGGAGGGCGCCTTGAAGCAGCACATTACCACGTTTCACTTTGATGCAGAAGAGCTGTCTCGAAACCAGAAACCCCAGAAGAAAGTGCACGTTTGTGAATACTGTAAAAAGCACTTTGACCACTTCGGCCACTTTAAGGAGCACTTGCGGAAGCACACTG GTGAAAAACCTTATGAGTGTCCAGATTGCCATGAGCATTTTGCAAGGAACAGCACACTGAAGTGCCATATGGCAGCCTGTCAGAATGGGGCCGGAGCCAAGAAAGGACGCAAGAAACTCTATGAATGCCAG GTCTGCAGCAGTGTATTTAACAGCTGGGACCAGTTCAAAGACCATCTTGTGAGCCACACAGGCGTCAAGCCCAACCACTGCACTATGTGTGACATGTGGTTCACCCACCCAAAAGAGCTAAAGGCCCACCTAAAAGACGTCCATTCCATTGAGGACAGCAAGTCATCTGAAGAAGTGGTCATCACCGACTCTGCCGCGCTCGCCATCGCAACGCAGAGCATACAAGGAGGCGAAACTGTCCTGCTGGATGATGGAATCCAGGTTGAACACGTCACGGTGGAGCCCGTGGATGtgatggagatggaggagacTGCAACGGTTGTGGTGGAGGACGGAGGGGTGGCAGAGATGTGTGAGGAGGACGTGGAGAGACTAAAGCGGGCCGGGGTGCAGATCCAGGTGGTGCACGTGACCACGACTGAAGTTGATGGGCAGCAGGTGGTGAACTCTCAGGTGGAAGTTGAGTTGGAGGGTGAAGTGAAAGTTGAGGAGGAAATACAAGCTGTGGTTGTATGA